Within Thermococcus indicus, the genomic segment CTCCTTCTGACGACCCTCGTGGGAATAGTCGGCCTGGCGTGGTTGGGTGCCCCCATGGGGAGTCAGCTCGTCACCGATTCTCTCCTGCTCAACGGTCTGCTGCTCCTGGCAATGGTACAGCTGATAGCGCTGGGCTACATAATCTCCACCGCCGTGAAGTCTTCCAGCACCGCCCTCGGCGTGGCCCTGGTGATCATGTTCGTGGTCTTCATGATAATGCCCGCCATAGTTCAGTTCATGGCCGCCAAGGACACCGTACTAAGCGACCACCCCGACTGGGAGGCGTATCAGGAGAAAAGCAAGGAGTACAAGACCAGATATCTCTTCTACGTTCCAACGACCCAGATAGACGTCATAGTCAGCGATGCCACAAAGGTTACGGGGGACATAGAGAATCCGCAGATAGAATACGTGGGAATAGGGGGTGCCATACGGAAGAATCCCGTTAACCTGGGCATACTCTTCGGACTCACCTTCGTCTACCTC encodes:
- a CDS encoding ABC transporter permease → MFWGFQLEFKQSLRTKKLWVILGVMMLLYIPGFYFQKASGEGIETVQQAVSVLIGNINGLGGFFIAILALLMGATAINSEIEKGTLRVAMSKPIKRLGYIGGKFLAHTVVVLMALLLTTLVGIVGLAWLGAPMGSQLVTDSLLLNGLLLLAMVQLIALGYIISTAVKSSSTALGVALVIMFVVFMIMPAIVQFMAAKDTVLSDHPDWEAYQEKSKEYKTRYLFYVPTTQIDVIVSDATKVTGDIENPQIEYVGIGGAIRKNPVNLGILFGLTFVYLALAFHRFLRMDLR